The nucleotide window ACCACATCTCAATCAGACTTCCCAAATAGTCCCATCTACCGTTATTTGATTTTATGAGTCTCTCACGAAATATCCACAGTATTACAGGGAAAAATCTTCCAGCATTGACCTCCTCATAAAGGAGAGCGAGCTTAAGTGTACCTATCTTAAGTCCTAGTTTAGACTCGATTCTTCTCAAGATCTTTTCTATTATCAATGCCTCATCCGGTGTCTGGGTTTTAGGTAGATAGAAATATACTCCAGAACCCGCACTCTTCAGACTATTATAATTGTTTAGGGTATATATAACGGCAGAAACAATTATAGCCGGTACTGGTTTACCATTTAACGTTATATCGAAATCCAAGAGGTGTAATCCAGGGAGTCTGTGGAAAATCACTGGCCACTTATCCCTAGGTTTGTTTAAGCTGTACGTTTTTCCCTTCTCGTAATAAGGATTTGGAGCCTTACCGGAGAGGAAGAGTTTTACGTTCTTTCTTCCCTCCCATACGTCAGCAATTGTTTTACCAGAACCAAAGGGTATATACCATGCAGGTGAGGCGTCTTCCTCATCTTCCATAACACATGCTACGTCTGAGTTTATTTGATTATACGCCCTACTCAGAGGATACCAAGGTCCAGTGATTTCTAACCCTGGGTTATTGAGGGGATGTGCGTCCTTTGGTATTGGTACATTTTCATTTAACCTCCATTTTAGCTTTGACTGTACCCCGAGGAAGTTATCTATCATCCCTTGAATGATTTCCCTAAAGGTTCTCTTATTTCCATCAGCATCTACAAAGACTTCGTCAAAGGATGGAAAAGCACCTTTTGAGGTCACGGGGTCTTTTGATTCTAACCATAGTCGCCTTTTATTAATAACCTTTCTTATCTCATCTGAGAACTCAACTGCGAGCTCCTCAATTAGTTTTTCAACACTTACAATCCTATCGTTTATGGTCTTTTCTCCGAATAGGTCACTATACTTTTGATAGATCTCCTCAGGGATTTTAAGGCTAGAAGACATTTGATCCCCAATTTTAAAAAGTTGGAGAATACTATTAAATTTTTCTAAAAAAGTTTCAATTAGATATATGGAGTACCTTATGGAAGAACTTATTTCTTTTTTGAACGTGCTTTTTAAGTTTTTAAATAAGAAATTGTATCTTGCAGCTTGTAGAGAACTCTACGATTTAGTCTCTGTGAACTGTAAGGGGAAGAGAAAAACTTCTCTCAATATTTGAGCTTAAGATTAAGGATAAATTCGTCATTGTCTAAGATTGGTGTGAATGTAACAAATTTATCTTATCTATTGAAATCCTATATGGAGTTTTTACTGGGAAACATAAGTATTTAAATTTTAAAATAATACATATATTTACCATGTCAAATAGTGGAGGAAAGGATTGGGTAACAGCGTTAAAGGTGGCCATATCAGCCGTTGCCAACAGTTTCAGATAAACCGTAAAGTTTATATTATTTTGCCACAAACTCTTATACAATGCTAAGATCAAAGGAAGCATGCCAAAGACTAGGAATATCCTATGCAACACTTAGAGAATACGTTAAGAAAGGATACATAAAACCAGTTATACTACAGAGCGGAAAATGGAGATTCAGAGAAGAAGACGTAGAGAGGCTAATGGGAATTATTAGAAAAAGAAAAGTAATACTTTACGCCAGAGTATCATCTTCCACACAAAAAGACGATCTGGCAAACCAAGTGAAATATCTAGAGGAACAAGTCAAAGAATACGACCAAGTAATCACAGACATAGGTTCCGGGTTAAACATGAAGAGAAAAGGATTCCTAAAACTACTGAAAATGATACTTAACAACGAAGTATCACGCGTAGTTATTGCTTACCCAGACAGACTTGTTAGATTCGGCTTCGAAATCCTGGAGGAAGTGTGCAAAGCACATGGCTGTGAAATAGTAGTAATAAACCAAGAGGACAAAGAAGAAGAATTGGTCGAAGACTTAGTCTCAATACTACTCTCATTCAGTGGGAAACTACATGGCATGAGAAGTCATAAATACGAGAAGGTGAAGAAATGTGCTGAAGAACTTAAGGCTTAAGTCATTCCAACCAGAGGAAGAGTACGTGCACTTCACGTACTCCATCAAGAACGACAAGAGGGAGGAGAGCAAAGAATTAATTAAAGAATACACAACACTACTACAGAAAGCAATTGACTACCTGTGGAGTTTAACGAAAATACAAGTAAGAAAGAACGGTAATTACAAGATAACACTACCGAAGAAGAAGGAGGTGTACAAACCACTTAGGGATGAACTAGAGAAGATCAACCACCTTGCATCACACTACGTCGATAAGGCAATTAATGACGCATTCTCGATCTTGAAGTCGTGGAGGAAAAGGGCTATAAAGGGGAGAGCTTCGATTGAAAAACCAAGGGTAAAGAAGGCTTACGTTAGGATAAAGACGACTCTGAGGAAGGTTGTGGGGGAAAGCGTTAGAATAACGGTAAGACCTTATGAGTACATCACCTTCTCGTGGAGTAAGTCATGGTTCTCAAGAAGGGTTAGGGAGTTGG belongs to Saccharolobus solfataricus and includes:
- a CDS encoding IS607-like element ISC1904 family transposase encodes the protein MLRSKEACQRLGISYATLREYVKKGYIKPVILQSGKWRFREEDVERLMGIIRKRKVILYARVSSSTQKDDLANQVKYLEEQVKEYDQVITDIGSGLNMKRKGFLKLLKMILNNEVSRVVIAYPDRLVRFGFEILEEVCKAHGCEIVVINQEDKEEELVEDLVSILLSFSGKLHGMRSHKYEKVKKCAEELKA